In Chloracidobacterium sp., the following proteins share a genomic window:
- a CDS encoding DUF512 domain-containing protein, producing MYEFAVTPAVTQLRRPGVIITEVTPGSVGEELELRPHDRITKVNGRAVRDYLDFRFQTAGETDLIFHVKKADGHSVEIEFDREEGEDLGLMFEQIVPRQCANECIFCFCKGNPDDARPSLFVRDEDIRLSFLYGNYTTLSSITDDEMHRIVEQRLSPQYVSVHATDLKTRAYLLGVDESRADIADKLQFLLNNDIEIHAQIVLCPEINDGVVLENTLRDLAAHFPKVISAAVVPVALTRYNTDERLTRVTPEFCRRTVREIEKLQKEFRRALGTTFAFLGDEIYIKGGIDIPSRRQYGNYPQIEDGVGMVRTFIEKFERFLSKPDSASRGRRDGREHADAISPAVVRQRVHPPAYAGGSAALLTGEMFAPILREQIDKYNAMTGSQLEVIGVPNNYFGGDVSVAGLLSGQDFVAIKDKVGGDLIIIPSVTIKSDEPIFIDGMTYEDLKAAFDVPVYDLDTDGLIEFLGAKRRAVGPAA from the coding sequence ATGTACGAGTTTGCCGTAACACCTGCCGTTACTCAGCTCCGCCGGCCGGGCGTGATTATTACCGAGGTCACGCCGGGCAGTGTCGGCGAAGAGCTTGAGCTCCGGCCGCACGACCGCATCACGAAGGTCAACGGCCGCGCGGTGCGTGACTATCTTGACTTTCGGTTTCAAACGGCCGGCGAGACCGACCTGATATTTCACGTTAAAAAGGCCGATGGCCACTCAGTCGAGATCGAGTTCGATCGCGAAGAGGGCGAGGACCTCGGGCTTATGTTCGAGCAGATCGTGCCGCGGCAGTGTGCCAACGAGTGCATTTTCTGCTTCTGCAAAGGCAACCCCGATGACGCCCGGCCGTCGCTGTTTGTCCGCGACGAGGACATCAGGCTCTCATTTCTCTACGGCAACTACACAACTCTTTCGTCGATCACCGACGATGAGATGCACAGAATTGTCGAACAGCGGTTGTCGCCGCAATACGTCTCGGTCCACGCGACCGACCTTAAAACGCGGGCATACCTGCTCGGCGTTGACGAATCGCGTGCCGACATCGCCGACAAACTGCAATTCCTGCTCAATAATGACATCGAGATCCACGCCCAGATCGTGCTGTGCCCCGAGATCAACGACGGCGTGGTGCTGGAGAATACGCTCCGCGACCTCGCCGCGCATTTTCCAAAAGTGATCTCAGCTGCCGTCGTCCCAGTCGCCCTGACTCGCTATAACACCGATGAACGGCTCACACGTGTCACGCCCGAGTTCTGTCGCCGCACGGTTCGCGAGATCGAGAAACTGCAAAAAGAGTTTCGCCGCGCGCTCGGGACGACATTCGCATTTCTCGGCGATGAGATATACATCAAGGGAGGCATCGACATACCGTCGCGTCGTCAATACGGAAATTATCCGCAGATCGAGGACGGTGTCGGGATGGTGCGGACATTTATCGAGAAGTTTGAACGGTTTCTCAGCAAGCCCGACTCTGCGTCACGAGGACGGCGAGATGGCCGTGAACATGCTGATGCGATCAGCCCGGCCGTTGTTCGTCAGAGGGTCCATCCACCCGCTTACGCCGGCGGTTCTGCCGCCTTGCTCACTGGGGAAATGTTCGCGCCGATATTGCGCGAGCAGATCGACAAATACAACGCAATGACCGGCTCGCAACTGGAGGTCATTGGCGTCCCGAACAACTATTTTGGCGGCGACGTGTCGGTAGCGGGGCTGCTTTCGGGGCAAGACTTTGTCGCGATCAAGGACAAGGTCGGCGGTGATCTCATCATCATTCCGAGCGTCACGATCAAATCAGACGAACCGATCTTTATTGACGGCATGACATACGAGGACCTAAAAGCTGCCTTCGATGTGCCGGTCTATGATCTGGACACGGACGGACTGATCGAGTTTTTGGGCGCAAAAAGGCGGGCCGTCGGGCCCGCCGCTTGA
- a CDS encoding VanW family protein, translating into MDSRSIHKPRTRSYLRRLIGREYYTLRRHAKWIANSRNFARLSPNVRLEHSIFQHHSMLLRPLKDVEMYLQHNKVTNLRLALDRIESVVIRPGETFSVWRLVGRPTARRGFLDGLVLHNGRIEKGIGGGLCQLGNLLYWMALHSPLTIAERYRHGFDVFPDINRTIPFACGATLAYNYIDLQLRNDTSDTYQLKLWLGDEYLHGELLSDRAPEYSYEIFETDHLIKLQPWGGYTRHNRIWKRTTSLIDGSIDERLVTENHAIMMYEPLLTA; encoded by the coding sequence ATGGATAGCAGGAGCATTCATAAACCACGCACACGCAGCTATTTACGACGCCTCATCGGCCGCGAATATTACACGCTGAGGCGCCACGCGAAGTGGATCGCGAATTCGCGTAATTTCGCGCGGCTGTCGCCAAATGTTCGGCTCGAACACTCGATCTTCCAGCACCACTCGATGCTCCTGCGCCCGCTCAAAGACGTGGAGATGTATCTGCAGCACAACAAGGTCACGAACCTTCGCCTGGCTCTCGATCGCATCGAAAGCGTTGTTATTCGGCCCGGCGAAACATTCTCCGTTTGGAGGCTGGTCGGCCGGCCAACCGCGCGACGCGGATTTCTGGACGGCCTTGTGCTGCACAATGGACGCATTGAGAAAGGCATCGGCGGCGGGCTGTGTCAGCTTGGCAATCTGCTCTATTGGATGGCCCTCCATTCCCCGCTGACCATAGCCGAGCGATATCGACACGGGTTTGACGTGTTTCCCGACATCAACCGGACGATCCCGTTCGCCTGTGGAGCCACCCTCGCCTACAACTATATCGACCTTCAGTTGCGAAACGACACATCCGACACCTACCAACTCAAACTCTGGCTCGGCGACGAATACCTCCACGGCGAACTGCTCTCCGATCGTGCACCTGAATACAGCTATGAGATCTTTGAGACCGACCACCTTATCAAACTCCAGCCCTGGGGTGGCTACACGCGTCACAACCGGATATGGAAGCGGACGACCAGCCTGATCGACGGCTCGATCGACGAACGGCTAGTGACAGAGAACCACGCGATCATGATGTACGAGCCGCTGCTCACCGCCTAA
- the thiD gene encoding bifunctional hydroxymethylpyrimidine kinase/phosphomethylpyrimidine kinase: MTASRQKPPVCLTIAGLDPSGGAGIIADIKTFARFGCFPTAAITSVTFQNTMGVFGAVHQTADSVRRQAEAVLDDFEVAAVKTGMLPTREVIEAVAAIITERDLRNVVVDPVVRSTSGYDLIDDGALNALTKHLFPLAALITPNIPEAERISEKAIRSEADIDNAAQLMQRLGAANVLIKGGHFQPNGSERKAQDFLFFGSERTVFDADFIDTTATHGTGCTLAAAIAANLAAGLDLTESIKVAKDFVTEAIRSAPHLGHGHSPINI; this comes from the coding sequence ATGACTGCGTCGCGACAAAAGCCGCCCGTCTGCCTCACGATCGCCGGGCTTGACCCGTCGGGCGGAGCGGGGATCATCGCCGACATTAAGACGTTTGCACGGTTTGGCTGCTTTCCCACGGCCGCGATCACATCGGTGACCTTTCAGAACACGATGGGCGTATTCGGCGCGGTCCATCAAACGGCGGACTCGGTGCGCCGTCAGGCTGAGGCCGTTCTGGACGATTTTGAAGTGGCAGCCGTAAAGACAGGGATGCTGCCCACGCGTGAGGTGATAGAGGCGGTCGCGGCGATCATTACGGAGCGCGACCTGCGTAATGTAGTAGTCGATCCTGTCGTTCGATCAACCTCGGGCTATGATCTGATAGACGATGGCGCCCTCAATGCATTAACGAAACATCTCTTCCCGCTGGCTGCTCTGATCACGCCCAATATTCCTGAAGCGGAGCGTATCTCGGAGAAAGCGATCCGATCAGAGGCCGACATCGATAATGCCGCGCAGTTGATGCAGCGGCTCGGTGCGGCAAATGTCCTGATAAAGGGCGGACATTTCCAGCCGAACGGCTCTGAGCGTAAGGCCCAGGACTTTCTCTTTTTCGGCAGCGAACGGACCGTGTTCGACGCCGACTTTATTGATACCACCGCCACGCACGGCACCGGCTGCACGCTGGCGGCAGCGATCGCTGCAAATCTGGCGGCCGGGCTTGATCTCACCGAGTCGATAAAGGTCGCGAAGGACTTCGTGACCGAAGCGATCCGCAGTGCGCCGCATCTGGGCCACGGACACTCTCCGATCAATATCTGA
- a CDS encoding acylphosphatase produces MIARRFLISGLVQGVGFRFFVQRSSARHQVRGYVKNLADGRVEVVAEGSARAVDAFRLDLGAGPVYSRVSGVEEIVVEPSGLYSTFRIER; encoded by the coding sequence GTGATCGCCCGACGTTTTTTGATCAGCGGCCTCGTGCAGGGTGTCGGATTTCGCTTTTTTGTCCAGCGGTCCTCCGCGCGGCATCAGGTGCGAGGTTATGTCAAGAATCTGGCCGATGGCCGTGTCGAGGTCGTCGCGGAGGGGAGCGCGAGGGCCGTCGATGCGTTTCGACTCGATCTCGGAGCGGGGCCTGTATATTCGAGAGTTTCGGGCGTCGAGGAGATAGTTGTCGAGCCAAGCGGCTTATATTCAACATTTAGGATAGAACGTTAA
- the polA gene encoding DNA polymerase I, producing MKRVFLIDAMSHIYRAFFAPMGMRQDPLRNSKGEVTQAVFVFTNMLRKLLNDERPEYIAAVWDTFAPTFRHDSYADYKANRQETPDDLLTQLPWVERVCEAFGIKNLRLDGYEADDIIGTLAKECAAKQMQAVIVSNDKDLCQLVTDPYVIAMRQNSVNVKRKVPVPPVEWCDEAWVINKFGVPPDKIIDLLGLMGDSVDNIPGAPGIGAKGALKIVLDYGSAEEAMRRADEITHKTYRESLQNNQEIIRQSLELATIHCEVPIDLNLETLKRVESDRKAAYELFHELEFKTLMKEFGDGAAVSVGAAAGTGSGSLFNSLPSHTGTVDTKYSIITTRAAFDVLIRRLFDNTQWSYHVNDANSNEKSSAYDKQAPLGVAIGLGNGEAFYIDLDNFEDAGEKAVRPLGDILTNPYFDRYAHDAKRNAAALLKLGIRPLPANDDVMVAAYLLDPGRSNYGIDFLAQAYLDTDLAHAIPDGFDEASFRVAETADLTARLAPILRSKIRENGLERVYSEIEMPTIDVLLDIELAGMKVDGDDLTKFSKEITENLAELSKQIFSLAGREFNIGSPKQVGEVFGELNIATGKKTATGQISTSHDVLVELAQTYEIAQLIIDYREMDKLKATYADALPRMIRDDGRVHGCLNQTVAATGRLSSTEPNLQNIPVRTELGQQIRKAFIPEKGNKLISADYSQLELRILAHITQDPNMLEAFKNNEDIHAQTARLVFGAKDEKEMKEKRRLAKIVNFGIAYAVEAFGLSQRVGISRAEARKVIDDYFETYKGIREYMDRTPEEARKNGFVTSLFGRRRYFASINDRNYTVRSRQEREAINMPIQGTASDIVKIAMIRVANALKQDDLATRMIMQVHDELLFESPKAEVERASEIIKREMESAAELDVPIVVEVGAGDNWMDAK from the coding sequence ATGAAACGTGTTTTTCTCATCGACGCCATGTCGCATATCTATCGTGCATTCTTTGCACCGATGGGCATGCGGCAGGACCCGCTGCGAAACAGTAAAGGCGAGGTAACGCAGGCGGTCTTTGTCTTTACTAACATGCTCCGCAAGCTGCTCAACGACGAGCGGCCGGAATATATCGCAGCGGTGTGGGACACGTTCGCACCCACGTTTCGGCATGATTCCTACGCCGATTACAAGGCGAACCGGCAGGAGACGCCGGACGATCTCCTCACTCAATTGCCGTGGGTCGAGCGGGTTTGCGAGGCGTTTGGGATCAAGAATCTCCGCCTCGACGGCTACGAGGCGGACGACATCATCGGGACCCTCGCAAAAGAGTGCGCGGCAAAGCAAATGCAGGCCGTTATCGTCTCAAACGATAAGGACCTGTGCCAGCTCGTGACCGATCCATATGTGATCGCCATGCGGCAAAACTCGGTCAATGTAAAACGCAAAGTGCCCGTCCCGCCCGTCGAGTGGTGCGACGAGGCTTGGGTCATCAACAAATTTGGAGTGCCGCCGGACAAGATCATCGATCTGCTCGGCTTGATGGGCGATTCGGTCGATAACATTCCCGGAGCTCCCGGCATCGGTGCGAAGGGTGCGTTAAAGATCGTTCTCGATTACGGCTCCGCCGAGGAAGCGATGCGGCGTGCCGACGAAATAACGCACAAGACCTATCGCGAGAGCCTGCAAAATAACCAAGAGATCATTCGCCAATCGCTCGAACTCGCAACGATCCACTGCGAGGTGCCGATCGATCTCAATCTGGAAACTCTAAAACGTGTCGAATCCGACCGAAAAGCGGCGTATGAGCTGTTTCACGAGCTTGAATTCAAGACCTTGATGAAGGAATTCGGCGACGGTGCGGCCGTCTCGGTCGGTGCGGCAGCGGGAACCGGCAGCGGCAGTCTTTTTAACAGCCTACCGAGCCACACGGGCACGGTAGATACGAAATATTCGATCATCACGACGCGAGCCGCATTCGACGTTCTGATACGACGATTGTTCGATAACACGCAGTGGAGCTATCACGTCAACGACGCCAACTCGAACGAAAAGTCGAGTGCTTACGATAAACAGGCGCCGCTCGGCGTCGCGATCGGCCTCGGCAACGGCGAGGCATTCTATATCGACCTCGATAATTTTGAGGACGCCGGTGAAAAGGCCGTCAGGCCGCTCGGCGACATTTTGACTAATCCGTATTTCGACCGCTACGCGCACGATGCGAAGCGAAACGCCGCCGCGCTTCTCAAGCTCGGCATCCGGCCGCTGCCGGCGAATGATGATGTGATGGTCGCTGCGTATCTGCTTGATCCTGGCCGTTCGAATTACGGTATCGACTTTCTCGCGCAGGCGTATCTTGATACCGACCTCGCGCACGCTATTCCGGACGGTTTTGACGAGGCGTCGTTCCGCGTCGCCGAGACCGCCGATCTGACCGCTCGACTCGCGCCCATTCTGCGAAGCAAGATCCGTGAGAATGGTCTTGAACGCGTGTATTCCGAGATCGAGATGCCAACCATTGATGTCTTGCTGGACATCGAGCTCGCCGGAATGAAGGTCGACGGCGACGATCTGACGAAATTCTCAAAGGAGATCACCGAGAACCTTGCGGAACTGAGCAAACAGATATTCTCGCTCGCGGGCCGCGAGTTCAACATCGGCTCCCCAAAGCAAGTCGGCGAGGTGTTTGGCGAGCTAAATATCGCCACCGGCAAGAAGACTGCAACCGGCCAAATATCGACCAGCCACGATGTGCTCGTCGAGCTTGCACAAACCTACGAGATCGCGCAGCTCATCATCGATTACCGCGAGATGGACAAGCTCAAGGCGACTTATGCCGATGCCCTGCCGCGAATGATTCGCGACGACGGCCGCGTCCACGGATGTCTGAACCAGACCGTAGCCGCGACCGGCCGCCTTTCATCGACCGAGCCGAACCTGCAGAATATTCCCGTTCGCACCGAGCTCGGTCAACAGATCCGCAAGGCGTTCATTCCCGAAAAAGGCAACAAGCTGATCTCGGCGGACTACTCGCAGTTGGAATTGCGCATCCTCGCCCACATCACGCAGGACCCGAATATGCTCGAGGCGTTCAAGAACAATGAGGACATTCACGCACAAACGGCCCGCCTGGTCTTTGGAGCAAAGGACGAGAAGGAGATGAAGGAGAAACGCCGCCTTGCGAAGATAGTGAATTTTGGCATCGCCTACGCCGTCGAGGCGTTCGGCCTGTCCCAACGGGTCGGCATCTCACGCGCTGAGGCACGAAAGGTGATCGACGATTACTTTGAAACCTACAAAGGCATTCGCGAATACATGGACCGAACGCCGGAGGAAGCGCGAAAGAATGGCTTTGTCACTTCGCTCTTTGGCCGCAGGCGATATTTCGCCTCGATCAACGACCGCAACTACACCGTTCGCAGCCGCCAGGAACGCGAAGCGATCAACATGCCGATCCAGGGCACGGCCAGCGATATTGTAAAGATCGCCATGATCCGTGTCGCTAACGCATTGAAACAGGACGATTTAGCGACGCGTATGATAATGCAGGTCCACGACGAACTGCTCTTCGAATCGCCAAAGGCCGAGGTCGAGCGTGCGTCCGAGATCATCAAACGCGAAATGGAATCCGCCGCCGAGCTCGACGTCCCGATCGTCGTCGAGGTCGGTGCCGGCGACAATTGGATGGATGCGAAATAG
- a CDS encoding energy transducer TonB has translation MFDRLIITEPEKANIKNRRGYFMVSTFGVGIALSVAVVVSIFAADFTLGTNDFEITTLLAPVNIAPAAPEPPRQQPQPQTSAPTTNKLPTRVANIQNIIETPREAPPISATPSTLKARPETGRFEMGKLDSDPVLPGTSGRDTTGTGTGPSGGGLTPSSTVAETKPDPIPPPPPVRSPTPARKLVQSKGVVNGLATSLPRPHYPPAAKAMRAEGAVSVKVLIDEAGRVVSANAVNGHPLLRDAAESAARDARFTPTMLSDVPVKVSGTIVYNFSLS, from the coding sequence ATGTTTGATCGATTGATAATTACCGAGCCTGAAAAGGCCAATATCAAAAACCGTCGAGGTTACTTCATGGTGTCAACCTTTGGTGTCGGAATTGCCCTGTCCGTAGCGGTGGTTGTCAGCATATTTGCGGCAGACTTTACCTTGGGTACGAACGACTTCGAGATCACTACGCTGTTGGCCCCGGTTAATATCGCCCCGGCTGCGCCCGAGCCGCCGCGTCAGCAGCCGCAGCCGCAAACGTCGGCACCGACGACGAACAAGCTCCCGACCCGTGTCGCAAATATCCAAAATATCATCGAGACGCCCCGCGAGGCGCCGCCGATCTCCGCCACGCCGAGCACTCTTAAGGCACGGCCGGAAACAGGCCGTTTTGAGATGGGCAAACTTGACAGCGATCCGGTACTGCCGGGCACCAGCGGCCGCGATACAACGGGAACCGGCACCGGGCCTTCCGGCGGAGGCCTCACGCCGAGTTCGACCGTAGCTGAGACAAAGCCTGACCCAATTCCGCCGCCGCCACCGGTGAGATCTCCGACGCCGGCGAGAAAGCTCGTGCAGTCAAAGGGCGTCGTCAACGGTCTGGCAACCAGCCTTCCGCGTCCGCATTATCCGCCGGCGGCCAAAGCGATGCGGGCCGAGGGTGCGGTCAGCGTTAAGGTCCTCATTGATGAGGCGGGACGCGTGGTCTCGGCAAATGCCGTAAACGGCCATCCGCTTCTGAGAGACGCCGCAGAATCTGCCGCAAGAGATGCCAGATTTACGCCGACAATGCTGTCCGATGTGCCGGTCAAGGTCAGCGGCACGATCGTATATAACTTCAGCCTGAGCTAA
- a CDS encoding adenine phosphoribosyltransferase: MEHLRNLIREVPDFPKPGINFYDITTLLLDPDGLKNTIDGLISELPDGRIDTVIGIESRGFIFAPSIAYRIGAGFVPVRKPKKLPSEKVSISYDLEYGQDTLEMHKDAVGDGHRVLIVDDLLATGGTARAVADLVESVGGQVAGLLFVVELDFLGGRDKLSSYDVRSLIHYDE, translated from the coding sequence ATGGAACATCTTAGAAACCTCATTCGCGAAGTGCCTGATTTTCCCAAACCGGGCATCAATTTTTACGACATCACGACGCTGCTGCTCGATCCTGATGGGCTGAAGAATACGATCGACGGCCTTATCAGCGAGCTGCCCGACGGCCGGATCGACACCGTTATCGGCATCGAATCGCGCGGATTTATCTTTGCGCCGTCTATCGCTTATCGGATCGGAGCCGGTTTTGTGCCGGTCAGGAAGCCCAAGAAGCTCCCTTCAGAGAAGGTGTCAATCTCATACGATCTCGAATATGGCCAAGACACGCTCGAGATGCACAAGGACGCGGTCGGCGACGGCCATCGGGTGCTGATCGTCGATGATCTGCTCGCGACCGGCGGCACTGCTCGTGCCGTTGCCGATCTGGTAGAGAGTGTCGGCGGGCAGGTCGCAGGATTACTCTTTGTAGTAGAATTGGACTTTCTCGGCGGCCGAGACAAATTGTCGTCCTATGACGTCAGGTCGCTTATTCACTACGACGAGTGA
- the ald gene encoding alanine dehydrogenase encodes MKIGLPKEIKDNEYRVGLTPAGVQALTLAGHTVYVQKTAGEGSGFKDEQYVKAGGHMLDTADEIWQTGDMIVKVKEPVAPEYPRMRENQLLFTYLHLAPELELTKVMLERKVTGVAYETIIKDGKLPLLTPMSEVAGRMSVQVGATYLEKMNGGKGILLGGVPGVPAANVVIIGGGIVGTEAAKMAVGLGAKVTIIDRNLDRLRQLDDIFLSKVQTLASSRYQIEEAISHADLVIGAVLVVGAAAPKLVTRDMLHLIPQGAVLVDVAVDQGGCFETTHATTHSNPTYYEEGVLHYCVANMPGAVPRTSTFALTNATLPYALDLANKGFEQAIKDDAGLAEGVNTYAGKLTYEAVATSQGLEYTPLDSLIDLKAASVG; translated from the coding sequence ATGAAGATCGGTTTACCGAAGGAAATAAAGGACAACGAATACCGTGTCGGCCTGACGCCTGCGGGCGTTCAGGCGTTGACGCTTGCCGGGCATACGGTCTATGTGCAAAAGACAGCGGGTGAGGGCTCGGGCTTTAAGGATGAGCAGTATGTCAAGGCCGGCGGCCACATGCTCGATACGGCAGATGAGATCTGGCAGACGGGCGATATGATCGTCAAGGTGAAGGAGCCGGTTGCACCCGAATATCCCAGGATGCGTGAGAACCAGCTGCTCTTTACCTATCTGCACCTTGCACCGGAACTCGAGCTCACCAAGGTGATGCTCGAGCGGAAAGTCACCGGCGTTGCCTACGAGACGATCATCAAGGACGGCAAGCTGCCGCTGCTGACACCGATGTCCGAGGTCGCAGGCCGCATGTCGGTTCAGGTCGGCGCGACGTATCTTGAAAAGATGAATGGCGGCAAGGGCATCCTGCTTGGCGGTGTGCCGGGCGTGCCTGCGGCAAATGTGGTCATCATCGGCGGTGGGATTGTAGGAACCGAAGCTGCAAAAATGGCTGTCGGGCTTGGGGCAAAGGTCACGATCATCGACCGAAACCTCGACCGGCTGCGGCAGCTTGACGACATTTTCCTATCAAAGGTCCAGACGCTGGCGTCGTCACGGTATCAGATCGAGGAAGCGATCTCGCATGCCGATCTCGTGATCGGAGCAGTCTTGGTCGTTGGCGCGGCGGCACCGAAACTCGTCACACGCGATATGCTGCACCTGATACCGCAGGGAGCTGTGCTGGTGGACGTTGCCGTCGATCAGGGCGGCTGCTTTGAGACGACGCATGCGACGACGCACTCGAATCCGACCTATTACGAGGAAGGCGTGCTGCACTATTGTGTCGCTAACATGCCGGGAGCAGTGCCGAGAACATCGACGTTTGCTCTGACCAACGCCACGCTGCCGTATGCATTGGACCTTGCGAATAAAGGCTTTGAGCAGGCGATCAAGGACGACGCCGGCCTGGCAGAGGGCGTCAATACCTACGCCGGCAAGCTGACCTACGAGGCGGTTGCTACATCGCAGGGCCTCGAATACACGCCGCTCGATTCTCTGATCGATCTTAAAGCGGCATCTGTGGGGTAG
- a CDS encoding XdhC family protein, translating into MSNESELWTFIATRLDRGEHAALLVVTESNGSSPGRAGYKMAVAADGEMIGTIGGGVMEVSLVERARTARETEIVERIHRRDVVNSSGMICSGRQTVLIKPLSPNDLDTVRDILGSLEGGESVLTITRTEISVCKADASFPAITFEQGADAEFAYHERIASGPDLYIVGGGHCSLALSEVAARLGFRVHIFDDRPDLSTLAKNEFAHEVTTIVGYEHIGKYIPSGRAAYVVAMTLGYASDAVVIRQLIDHDVRYFGVLGSKAKIATMMKELSSEGLDTSKLDAIRTPIGLPINSRTPEEIAISIAAEIIAVKNT; encoded by the coding sequence ATGTCGAACGAGAGCGAGCTATGGACGTTCATCGCGACACGTCTCGATCGTGGCGAACACGCTGCTCTGCTGGTCGTTACGGAAAGCAATGGTTCCAGCCCGGGCCGTGCGGGTTACAAGATGGCTGTCGCTGCTGATGGCGAGATGATAGGGACCATCGGTGGCGGTGTCATGGAAGTGTCGCTCGTCGAACGAGCAAGAACAGCTCGCGAGACTGAGATCGTCGAACGCATCCATCGGCGCGACGTCGTGAATTCGAGCGGCATGATCTGCTCTGGCCGCCAAACGGTCCTCATCAAGCCGCTTTCACCGAACGACCTTGACACGGTTCGAGACATCCTTGGATCGTTGGAAGGAGGCGAATCGGTCCTTACCATCACGCGAACAGAGATATCAGTGTGCAAGGCGGATGCTAGTTTTCCGGCGATCACGTTCGAGCAAGGAGCGGATGCGGAGTTCGCGTATCACGAAAGGATCGCAAGTGGGCCTGACCTCTACATCGTCGGCGGTGGCCATTGTTCTCTCGCGTTGAGCGAGGTTGCGGCTCGGCTCGGCTTTCGGGTCCACATCTTCGACGACCGGCCCGATCTGAGCACGCTTGCCAAGAATGAATTTGCCCACGAGGTAACGACCATCGTAGGCTACGAGCATATAGGCAAATATATTCCGTCCGGCCGCGCGGCCTATGTCGTGGCGATGACTCTGGGCTACGCGAGCGATGCCGTGGTTATCCGGCAGCTTATCGATCATGACGTTAGATACTTTGGGGTCCTCGGCAGCAAAGCAAAGATCGCGACGATGATGAAAGAACTGAGCAGCGAAGGACTTGATACCTCTAAGCTCGATGCGATCCGAACACCGATCGGCCTGCCGATCAACAGCCGCACGCCCGAGGAAATAGCTATCTCGATCGCGGCCGAGATCATCGCCGTCAAGAACACATGA
- a CDS encoding thiamine phosphate synthase — MSAAQGPTTMLPTVRPLTCLITGGHATDDDAGSRQDVLEAVRLGVEHAVSMVQVREKQLSGRHLFDLVRAGVDITRNTQTKLLVNDRADIAAAAGADGVQLRSDSMPPFVVRSAFPDLLIGSSVHSADEAEAASRGSDFVIFGPVFVTPGKGSPAGLVELSAVCRRLSDFPVIALGGIAADNVSDALSAGAAGVAAIRAMNDHAELAVIMEIISK, encoded by the coding sequence TTGTCAGCGGCTCAGGGCCCAACGACGATGCTGCCGACCGTTAGGCCTTTAACTTGTCTGATCACCGGCGGCCATGCGACCGATGATGACGCTGGGTCGCGACAGGATGTGCTCGAGGCGGTCCGTCTCGGGGTTGAGCACGCCGTTTCAATGGTCCAGGTTCGCGAAAAGCAACTCTCCGGACGGCATCTCTTCGACCTTGTGCGGGCAGGCGTTGATATTACACGCAATACACAGACCAAGCTCCTCGTCAACGACCGCGCCGATATCGCTGCGGCGGCCGGCGCCGATGGGGTGCAGCTGCGATCCGATTCCATGCCACCGTTCGTAGTCCGCTCGGCTTTCCCTGATCTGTTGATCGGAAGTTCGGTCCATTCTGCGGACGAGGCTGAGGCAGCATCGAGAGGTTCGGATTTCGTAATATTCGGCCCGGTCTTCGTTACGCCGGGAAAAGGCAGTCCCGCCGGGCTGGTCGAGCTTTCGGCAGTCTGTCGTCGACTATCCGATTTTCCGGTCATTGCGCTTGGCGGCATCGCGGCGGACAATGTCAGCGATGCCTTATCGGCCGGTGCAGCCGGAGTTGCCGCGATCCGAGCTATGAACGACCACGCAGAGTTGGCCGTCATCATGGAGATCATCAGTAAATGA